The following nucleotide sequence is from Populus nigra chromosome 15, ddPopNigr1.1, whole genome shotgun sequence.
aacaaattaaaaaaatataaagcacaGTTCCCAAATAACCTGATAttaaaggatggaattgaaaagaagaagaagattaagctgttgaagaattaaattgaaaaaaaattaaaaaagggcctaaaatatcaattgagtcaactcaggttaacctaccaaacccACAACTCGGGTCATTAGATCGAGATAATTcaatagaaagcaaaaaaaaataaaattacaagcccaattaaaaaaaactaaaaaaaaatgatagagtCAACTTAGGTCAAATTGCCAAACTTGTGATCCGggtcatgagattaaaataatttcatagaaaaaaaaatacaaagcctaatttttaattaatccaatgttgaaggataaaattagaaaaaaaattgatccgattcaacttaaattaaacaattaaacttGCAACTCATatcatgaaatcaagataaatttataaaaaataaagttttacttttaataaatCTATTGTTGAGattgaaatcgagaaaaaagaaaaagttaaatccaggaaattgatatataatccaataaaaaaaattaaaaaaattataaagcataattcttaaaaatctgaataataaaattgaaaaataactaaaaaaattagattattaaaaaataaaataaaataataataaaatattatttcaataaataatatagtGTGAGTTGAAGCCATTTTGTTTACTGTTTAGTGTTCTGTTAAGGAAATTGCTTGGGAAATAGAATGGATGTAATCATTGTGGTTCGGCTGAAATATATTTGCTGCTACAGAGAAGtcaatgaaagaaaaaggatcCAATTAAAGCTGCTGCCAtaatttctccctttttttttttttttaatcttttgctGTCTGGTTTGGTGTTTCGGATAAAAATACAGCAGccaacaaaactaaaaatcataatacaattcttttttaaagagtaaaaaaattacataattataacaaaattttAGCAAAGTTTcgcatttaaaaatacatacaaataattataataatcaaattcaTCAGTTCTCatcattcataataaaaaataacctcagGTTTGCTACTTAAAACACAtaccttaattattttaacctcttatatttataaactattatatatgagaatattttctttagatgaatacaaataaataaacatacatataaaatataaattacttAAACAATGTAACattttgcatcgtttttagagagagaaaaagttgCGAGTTTGTgttatttgatatgaaaaaaagacTACATTTCATGACATGTCATGTTTCTAAAATACAACATTTAAAATGTGACATAATAGTTATACACttaaaaataatgacatttAATCAATATGATGCTTCTAAAGCATGGAAAGCTtatactatattattttattaaaactttttctCTCTTACAAAGAACCTCAAATCCAtctaaaaatctttcaaaaagtCAAAACCTTTTGGATTTTAGGTTTGGCAACGAGTGTGAGTGAGGACACAATatatgtaataaataaataaatattaagtaGAGTGTGACACACATGTTTATTCAGATTTCGGCCCTAATCATGATGTCCATCTGTAATTAAGATCCTCGATTTAGGAGTTGTTCATCCAATTCATTCTTTAACTCTTTTGTGGGTCTACTTCTAACTTTAATGACAAAACTAATTGCATAATTAACAGGAAATTAACTAAGATCACCCGTACGCCCACCCTAATTGGAGTtgatcaaggttgtcaatttcgtTCTGTTTTGTCTATAATAGCCGAAATATTTcgtactaatttaaaaaatggaacaaatttcatctcattttaaatctcggtccgttccggatttttcggttAAATTCCGCCGAGAACATTTCGATTTCATTctacatgttccgttccgctcttgaaaaaccattaaatcaaattgaaccttgttcaatttaattaattaaatcatccaaatataaaaagctttttttcattactattttcaataacaatgatattaataataatattgaaaattattattactattttcaataacaatgatattaataataatattgaaaattattattactatttttattaacaatgatattaattttttaaaattagatttatcactaatatatatggtttatattcatgttgtttttttcatgtttatactttgtaggaatttgagcaaaacaagggatgctttagattctattagccttgataacattgacctaactttatatttaaaatatttgtgttaaaacattttactttcataatattttgatattttgtttaagttgaattactttaagttaaagatctatttaatcttaactatttagaaatattttaaaatttaaaattatatttgattggcattgtgtttgtattgcataatttataattaatttatcttgaatttgaattatgtttgttgaacacacacacacacacacacatataaactgtacaaccccgaaacggcacgccgaaacactccaaaactgaaacattccattctaattgaaaaaacgaaacacctaccgaaacggaattgacaaccttgatcaCGATTCCAAAACTTCTACCATCAATACTTAGAGTGTGTTTAGTAGTGTgatagctgttgtggttgtggtttgaaaaaagttattttataaaaaagtatttttagttgagtttggtttgaaaatataggtgtttggttaaaactgtggttggaattgagattgaagaaaaagtagtttaatgtgtttggttaagaatgcttttaaaattgaggttataaaataatttaaaaatatatatattaatattgatgatttttaatttaaatattgtggatttaactattgctattacatcatgaaataaatcatacttaatataaaatattttttattattccaagaAACCatttacaattccattacgtacgaAATACATTCGATaaaaactacagtttccataatttttttagcgtgtaataaaattagataaaatattatcaggtataaaattcactctaaactaatttttaaaaaaaaaatgttaaaaaaattaacacactaaaaaaaaaaggttcacgcagtgcaagtgaattgcactgtttactttttttaaagtgtacaatgcaattctcttgcactgttcacatgaaTAGTATATCAATGTAcactgttcatgttaattgcactgttcattgaACAATGCAATTAACATAAACAGTGCAAGAAAAGCATGTGACAACTGCTTCTTCCAATCCTGTGTTGCAAACACAAAATAATGGGGGCCATGAACAGTAATTAGTGgttttttctttaccaaatGCTTGGCTCCTGCGTTTTGCTTTAAACATAATCTCTACCGTAAACAAACAGCCTCTTATTGTCTTCTTTAACATGATAAAGTGACAGTTTAGAATTGcgtttttaactttatttggaAGCATTTTAAGTgtattcattttgaaaaaatattaaattaatatttttagtgctttatgataattttaatatgttatataaaataattaaaaaaattatttaaaaatatttttataaaacatcatcactacaataacaaacatgcacaaaattgataataatgatCCACAAGATTTTATTACTCACACTTACTTTTTTATTACCCATGTCTAAGGAAAAACACataattatagtttatttttgatGATGTGATATaaagtgatttgtttttttaattagaaaatatattattttaatattttcttttaggtcagcacatcataattattaaaaaatacttttaaaaaatattaatttaatattttttaaataaaaaacaatttaaaaagtattttaaaatataagttaaaccaaaaaattaaatactttcTTAAACATAAATAAGAGCAAATTGATAATTAgtacttctttttagttttcaaactttttcttaaaaaacaaaaacaagttgaaaagcATTATTTTTCATGCTTCTTAAActgctttaaagaaaaaaggttgGGAAACTTAACCAACCATAGCTTTGTAGAGACATTTTACCTTACGTGGTTTGACATTCTTGTCATCATGTGACATAAATACAATTATAGATTTATTTGGTCAAAAGTTAacagagtaaaaaaataataatattgttttaccCTACAACGTGTCCAtgcttttgtaatttttttcttgaactttttaaaaaactttaggtcaaattcactaaaaaaaataatatgcttAGATGCAATGTAAATACAATCTGCATCTATTTCATTAATTCTACTagtatttgtattattttacttgatattgtttgataatctttttttttttattaatgtggatgtTCGGGTTAGCTTGCGTGCACCTCAACAATCTCATGggctctaaagttaacgaccatgcaAGTCTCTAGTGACCTTGAGGTTTGTGGGATTCGAAATGGTGACTTCTAGAGAGCAAATTTAGAGTCTAACCAATTGAACTATAGTTTCAGGGTTTTATTGTTTGATATTGTTTGATAATCTTATCTCAACTAAATGTTGAAATGtaaggaaatatattaaatgatattttttattaattttgtaataagcaaactaaaacaaattacgaagcctaattatcaattaatcaaatgttgaatgatgaaattgagagaaaaagtcaattagaaaaaaaactcaagtcaatcgAGTTAACTAATTAAACACATAGTTTGagttataaaattgaaataaccgcataaaaagtaaattgaaaaaaaatataaagtccaattctcaataaatctaatgttaaatgatgaaattaaaatttaaaaatcaattaaagaaaagactaaaaaaatgacttgagttaactcaagttgacttGCTAAACTCATTACTCGAGTCACGAGAcaaagataaccttataaaaagcaaatcaaaataaataacgaAGCCTAATTTCGAACTAACCTAGTgctgaagaatgaaattgagaaaataagtcaattagaaaaaaaaaacaacttgagtcaaccAACTTAACTTATCAAACTCGTGGTTCGGGTCATGAGACTAAAACAACCTTATAAAcagtaaattataaaaaattataaaactcaatccaCAATAAATCTATTGTTGAAGGATTGAATTGACAATAaaaccagagagagagagagagagagagagaaacactaTTCCAGTGAATATAGTTTTTTGGGGTACAATAAAATTCCctcctcttttaattttttgttaagtcGTAAAACTTGTGACCTGAGTCATAATACGATGATAACTTtgtagaaagcaaatcaaaataaattacaaagcctaattctcaattaatccaatgttgaaggataaaattaaaaaaataagttaattaagaaaaggaaaaaaactcgagttaacttgtgAAACTTGTAGTTTAGATCATGAGATTGTGATagccttaaaaaattaaattaataaaaaaaattatgaaatccagTCCCCAATAAACCTAATGTTGAGGAAtgagattaaaattgaaaaagaaaacatagattgaaaaagtaaaataaaaaaacccaataaatcaatgttgatcgacaaaattaaaaaaaaagccaagaaaaGGATGTCAATCCTTTTCAAACCTATGACCCGAGTTATTAGaccaaaaatatcatatatagaAATACCATGAATCTCGATCCCCATCAAATGAAACATtataggataaaattgaaaaaatatacacctggattgaaggatgaaactaaaagcaccaatacatgataaaaaaaatttgaacacgTGGAATTTTTCaacgtgtttttttacataagaaaatcataaatataaatataaaaatttatgcacgcattgaattaaataaatcacaaaccaattatgtaaataaatgaaaaaaagttattaataataaataaaaatataattgaaaaaattgattaacaaatataaatcaagatatttaatatcacaaTATGGATCATTTACCTGATTGTGTTTAatgaacttatttatttaaatcaatttataatacaaatcgacatatatataaaatttattaaaaaaataaaagactgcacatattaaaaatattataaaaaataaataactaatctatataaaatattaaaaaagttacaaTGATTCATActaatctcttaaaaaaattcaacacacccaatataataaaaaataattactatttaaaaaagggtaaataaacaaaaaaaagcacaTAGAAGgggcattaattaaaaaataaatttaaaaattatcttaaaaaaatataaaaaaatatttattaaaaaatcaaattttttttaaaaatgatgtcaGGTATTGATAGGTCTGGTAAGTCAGGACAAACATTTGGCCTAGCAAGAAATGGCTCGCGCgggccttaatttttttaacaaagatGGAGGGATTAGAAAAGACGAGTGGGTTAAAATGAACTCTGTAAACCAATTTGAAAGTTgtcgtgtattttttttttttcacttcaatcctttatcttttaatacaaCCCATCctctcaaaaaaatatacaattggGTTATAATTTGAGttgaaaataacttaattatgcaaaataaacatttaaggattaaattaaaaaaaaattaaacctctatctcttttagtttatatatatatatatatattcactctTTTATAACATAAGTGGCCTCCATTGATTAACAATCAAACAAGCATATTTAGTAGCGTCGCTAGCCTTATGTGAGACCCGCCTGGGGTCACTCTTCTGTCCCCATCCCTCTACTccacttaaaattaattacagATAATTTGTATTTGGCTAATAATAACTTATAATCATCTGGATTGTTAACAATTTCACACAAAAATCTCATGCAGATGGTGTgatcattactttttttttttaaatcaaaggctaattatttaaaatttattagatttatCAAATAGTGTGATCATTACTAtacaatttattatattataggtGTTTACATTAGTTTATATGAAAATCTAGTAAGAAAGATTTATATGTAAATCATTTTCCCTCGTAATTGCTACATTTAGTGATATTTAAAAGagtttaagtatttttaatattacattaTTGATAGACTAAAATTACTTATGTAAATTACTATTCGGTTAAGTACGGTTTGatgacataataataataataataataataataataataataataataacttcgAGAGGTGTAGTTCAACTGGTCAAATTCTGAGTCTGTTTTTTATAGATCACCAATTCAAGTTTCATAAACTTTAGgaccactggaggcttatattgtcgttaatttcaggacctgTGAGATTAATTGAGATATGTGCAGCTGATCCGAATACCCacattgttaataataataataataataataataattttgattagggatctaattatttgtttatgacctaatatttataaaaactcaAGTGTcccaaataatatatttttaaaaattaatacgTGACATGGATAACAGGTTTAATTTTGGTACAAAGAAATGCAGccatcgattttttttatttttttaaaaaaggaagccACAATTAGATGAAAATAGTGCCCATTGATCGTATAAAGAGCAAGTGATTCGACGCCGATGATTGGATCACATCTATAAAGTTATTCACTACTCATAATTTACTCTGCTCCAAGGCTCCATTCAGAGCACCAAAGAAACAGTACACACTCTCTCTTTTTCCCTCAAAACCTTCTTGGTCACTTACTGTCTTTAAGAATCCATCAGCTCATAACACTTAGGAATCACTTCTTGGCTTTAAGAATATATCAGCTTACAACACGTAGAAGCATAACAGTTACTAACGTCTCCTTTCccttttctctcctttctcttcTGGTGTTTTCTTCTTCGGTTAAGACAAACTAACCATTTGCATGCGTCAGTCTTGTTTCTTTGTAAGGAAAGACATTTAAAGACAAGCACTTTCAGAGAGCATTCAGGATCTTATAAATGGCTGAATTTGGAGGGAAATGGAGGGGTTTGAAATCGGTGTTGATGGCTTTGATCAACTTTTTGTTAGCTTTTGTGTTTGTTTCAGCTGAAAGAGGCTTGACACGTGAAGCAACATCTGCAAGAACGGATGAAACTGGAGATTCTGTATCAAGTTATGTTCTCAAAGCTGTGAGTTGTTTATGGCAGCCTGATCAACGAGGTTATCAACATGTTTGGCCGGTAAAAATCCTGATACCCTTTTCTCAAAGAACATTTAgtgttcattaaaataaaaagaaatgaaaagatgggTGACTTTCTATGTACTGGTTATTTAATTAGTCGGTAGCAGATATGTAGAAGACacatctttttttgttggattgaGTGCTTATCTTGTGGATGGAATCAAAAAGTGCTTGACTTGTATGgtttttggtttaattgttGATAAATACTTTATGTGAGTTTGATATATATGAATGTTTTTGCGAGCAGGAAATGAAATTTGGTTGGCAAATTGTTTTGGGTTCAATCATTGGATTCTTCGGTGCTGCCTTTGGGAGTGTAGGTGGTGTTGGTGGCGGCGGCATTTTCGTTCCCATGCTTAGCCTAATTATTGGGTTTGATCCTAAATCTGCAACAGCTATTTCTAAATGTAAGAAACCATCGAATTTTCTGTGTAAATATGGGTTCCTTTGTTTTTAAGCCACTCTTCCCCAttatagaaaaaggaaaacctTTTTGATTCATGTGGTTAGTTCAGCTTACGGAAAATTAGCCTATCTACTGTGATTTATCAGTTTGACTAATGGATTTGTGTGAACAGGAACGCAGCATTCACAAAGGCTTGTTTGTCAGAAAATTTCATATGTTACTAGCAAAGTAATGGATTTTAGTGTATATAATTTTGGCAGGTATGATTATGGGTGCAGCAGTTTCAAGTGTTTACTATAATCTTAAGCTAAGGCATCCAACGATTGACATGCCCATTATTGACTATGATTTGGCTCTGCTCATCCAACCAATGCTTATGCTTGGTATTAGTCTAGGTGTTGCTTTAAATGTGATTTTTGCAGACTGGATGGTCACAGTACTGCTCATTGTTCTTTTCACAGGTAAATGTTAGCTGAATTTCATTCCCATTCACTCATGTTTCTTTCTTCTAATTCTTTTTGCTGATTGCAATTATTTGTAGTTACATCAACAAAGGCATTCTTCAAGGGCGTTGAAACATGGAAAAAGGAAACAATAATGAAACGTGTAATCTCATCAACTTGTTCTTAATTTATGCTTAGGGTTTGTGCCTGCACAAACTGCATTTTGAACTGAACTCCTTTCATTGCCTATGAAAGGAACGCTCTATGACTAGACTTCTGCATGGTTATGTGttaaaaacatgtaaatttaAGTCTAACCATTTGAATCACACTTTTTGCTCCCATTATAGGAGGCTGCGAAGCATTTGGAGTCCAATGGTGAGTTCActtcctctttccttttttttttccgggaAGTCCAGCAAGTAATCCCTTCTCGTTAATATCTTTTTCTCAGGTACCGATGCCGGGGAAGTGGAATACAAGCCTCTTCGTGGCGGCCCGAGCAACAGCCCTCAAAAGGAGACCAAGGAACTAGAGGTGAGAATACTTTGTTAGCTGAAATCAGCGTCAAAGAGTCCTCAAAACTAATACAATTTAATACTGTAGATCACTGTTTTTGAGAATGTTTACTGGAAGGAACTTGgacttcttgtttttgtttgggTTGCATTCCTCGTGCTGCAGATTGCAAAGGTTTTGTTGTGCTTTGATTACAttctaccttttttttcctagcttatattaaataaatgtcTAAATGATGAGAGATCCTGATCTTTTGCTCGCAGGAGAGTACATATACCTGTTCGATAGGATATTGGGTGTTAAACTTGTTACAGGTACTTTTATCGCAGTAGTGTTCTCTATCCTTTCATCTTTTTGTGCATTTATGTTTGTGCCTGCATGTGAATCTAGTAATAGTAACGATGTAATGATCGCATGCTTGggaattgatttttgaatttttgaatgtTATATTTGAtgtgaaaatatttaaataaaattatttgagagtTTTTAATGAAGTAGaaactttattaaatttatttactttcgTGTTTGCAAGGTATttcttgcaagtttttttttattgtccttTCTTATTATAATGATGACAAATGTCATTGTCTTTCTTGAAGCTTCTGGtaggtttgtttattttaaaaacatcatttttattctttttatcctTCTTATTAGACATTTTAGAAGACTAAACAAGAAGagctaaacttttttttcccttttaagaGCCCCTTCAACaatcataaacatgttaaaCAATTCATGTAATGTACTATCCAACTTGATCATATAATAGTTcataataaattacaaaaagcgTTAGGGTAATGACTGCAAGATTAAGTTAACACTTAACTCATGATCCATGACAAAACCCAATTAACCCAATTTCTCAATACAACTTGTCATTTGCAAAACATAGGTGTTCACAGAAAAACTATTTGTCATCTTGCAGTAGATCAATTTCTTAGAGGTCTCATATCTCTCAATTCTACTAGCCTCA
It contains:
- the LOC133674304 gene encoding sulfite exporter TauE/SafE family protein 3-like — protein: MAEFGGKWRGLKSVLMALINFLLAFVFVSAERGLTREATSARTDETGDSVSSYVLKAVSCLWQPDQRGYQHVWPEMKFGWQIVLGSIIGFFGAAFGSVGGVGGGGIFVPMLSLIIGFDPKSATAISKCMIMGAAVSSVYYNLKLRHPTIDMPIIDYDLALLIQPMLMLGISLGVALNVIFADWMVTVLLIVLFTVTSTKAFFKGVETWKKETIMKREAAKHLESNGTDAGEVEYKPLRGGPSNSPQKETKELEITVFENVYWKELGLLVFVWVAFLVLQIAKESTYTCSIGYWVLNLLQIPVSVGVTLYEVVSLYKGRRVVASKGDEGTNFRVLQLMTYCAFGVLAGLVGGLLGLGGGFIMGPLFLELGVPPQVSSATATFAMTFSSSMSVVEYYLLKRFPVPYAVYFVVVATFAAFIGQHIVRRLIIVFGRASLIIFILAFTIFVSAILLGGFGISNMIGKIHRQEYMGFENLCKYDG